The Synechococcus sp. MU1617 genome window below encodes:
- a CDS encoding J domain-containing protein yields MGFDPRHWSGGRPEQRVTSNVEALLAENDALRRELSRLNRELERLQRPQRQRIRTEPRSHRPWSEPSAQAQPRISSQQVRVWGQALAQQPGWTALRQSGLEVLVDQLNRSSFPAHLTLDQRLDRLVPGLGTDLLAAVGAKPNKQTTAVLAAFALFGVRASEWLDEDPRRVVEQLRQRQDRSGSRRQGRRTRTDQRQTDRQDDGDARDPRRAALRVLGLDANASLAEIKQAHRKLVKQHHPDLGGSAEAFRRVNEAYQSLVQ; encoded by the coding sequence TTGGGATTTGATCCGCGTCATTGGTCAGGCGGACGCCCTGAACAACGGGTCACCAGCAATGTTGAGGCGTTGCTGGCGGAGAACGACGCCTTACGCCGCGAGCTGTCGCGGCTTAACCGTGAGTTGGAGCGACTGCAACGTCCGCAACGCCAACGCATTCGTACGGAACCCAGATCCCATCGCCCTTGGAGCGAGCCATCGGCGCAAGCTCAACCGCGCATCAGCAGCCAACAGGTGCGGGTATGGGGGCAGGCCCTCGCCCAGCAGCCGGGATGGACGGCACTGCGTCAGAGCGGGTTGGAGGTCTTGGTTGATCAGCTCAACCGCAGTAGTTTCCCTGCCCACTTAACTCTTGATCAGCGACTGGACCGACTGGTTCCTGGCCTGGGAACAGATCTCCTTGCAGCGGTGGGAGCCAAACCAAACAAGCAAACAACGGCAGTTTTGGCGGCGTTTGCGTTGTTTGGAGTTCGCGCCAGTGAATGGCTGGATGAGGATCCACGGCGGGTGGTGGAGCAGCTGCGTCAGCGCCAGGACCGATCAGGTTCCAGAAGGCAGGGTCGCCGCACCCGAACGGATCAACGTCAAACGGATCGTCAGGACGATGGCGATGCCCGTGATCCACGCCGTGCAGCTTTAAGGGTGTTGGGCTTGGACGCCAATGCGTCTCTGGCGGAGATCAAGCAGGCGCATCGAAAACTGGTGAAGCAGCATCATCCCGATCTCGGTGGTTCGGCGGAAGCTTTTCGACGCGTCAATGAGGCCTACCAGTCGTTGGTTCAATAA
- a CDS encoding SDR family oxidoreductase, producing the protein MATFLVTGANRGIGLEYCRQLKARGDDVVAVCRQASDELEGLGVRVEAGLELSDSQAIDDLEQRLDGLPLDGVILNAGILQSMGLMDLDPDGIRRQFEVNALAPLLLARALVDQMPSGAKLVLMTSRMGSIDDNSSGGSYGYRMSKVALNMAGKSLAIDLEPRGIAVAILHPGLVRTRMIRFNPSGIPPEQSVKGLLARIDGLTLATSGSFWHANGDLLPW; encoded by the coding sequence ATGGCGACGTTTCTGGTGACCGGCGCAAACCGTGGGATCGGCTTGGAATACTGCCGCCAGCTCAAGGCCCGAGGCGATGATGTGGTGGCGGTTTGCCGGCAAGCCAGTGATGAACTGGAGGGCCTGGGGGTGAGGGTGGAAGCCGGCCTTGAGTTGAGCGATAGCCAAGCCATTGATGACTTGGAGCAGCGTCTGGATGGCTTGCCCCTCGATGGCGTCATCCTCAATGCCGGGATTTTGCAGTCGATGGGCCTAATGGATTTGGATCCCGATGGCATTCGTCGACAGTTTGAGGTGAATGCCCTTGCTCCTTTGCTGCTGGCCAGGGCTTTGGTGGATCAGATGCCCAGCGGAGCCAAGTTGGTGCTGATGACTAGCCGCATGGGGTCCATCGACGACAACAGCTCGGGAGGCTCCTATGGCTATCGGATGTCGAAGGTGGCCCTCAACATGGCTGGAAAATCGTTGGCGATTGATCTGGAACCGCGGGGCATCGCTGTGGCGATTTTGCATCCCGGATTGGTGCGCACCCGCATGATTCGTTTCAATCCAAGCGGGATTCCGCCCGAGCAGTCGGTGAAGGGGCTGTTGGCCCGGATTGATGGCTTGACGCTGGCCACCAGCGGCAGCTTCTGGCATGCCAATGGTGACTTGTTGCCGTGGTGA